The following are encoded in a window of Thermostichus vulcanus str. 'Rupite' genomic DNA:
- a CDS encoding S1 RNA-binding domain-containing protein yields the protein MTVQSPRSQAADSFSSEDFAQALDAQNLDFRPGQVVRGRIFQHQNDGALVDIGGKSPAFLPLREAGIRPVEDLSELFPLKTEAEFLIVREDRDGQMLLSVRRLQLKLIWEELAQKQANGQTVTVPVIGTNKGGVLVDVQGLRGFIPRSHLNQREDLKELVGQSLTAGFIEVNAEANKLVLSQRVAAQAENLGRYEIGQVVEGKVSGLKPFGVFVDLEGVTGLLHIKQVSQSFVASLPDLFKPGQLIKAVVIDLDEAKGRMALSTRVLEKHPGEVLEQLAVVMDEAEERASKLKGKITTDGKVI from the coding sequence ATGACCGTCCAATCTCCTCGCTCTCAGGCTGCTGATTCTTTTTCCTCGGAAGATTTTGCCCAGGCTTTAGACGCGCAAAACCTCGACTTTCGACCGGGACAGGTGGTGCGTGGTCGCATCTTCCAACATCAAAATGACGGTGCCTTGGTGGATATTGGCGGCAAATCTCCGGCCTTTTTGCCCTTGCGGGAAGCAGGGATCCGCCCAGTGGAGGATTTGAGCGAGCTGTTCCCCCTGAAAACGGAAGCCGAGTTTCTCATTGTGCGAGAAGACCGCGATGGACAGATGCTGCTCTCGGTGCGTCGCTTGCAACTGAAGCTGATCTGGGAGGAACTGGCCCAGAAGCAAGCCAACGGCCAGACGGTGACGGTTCCGGTCATCGGCACCAACAAGGGTGGGGTGCTGGTGGATGTACAGGGGTTGCGCGGCTTTATTCCCCGCTCTCACCTCAACCAACGGGAAGATCTCAAGGAGCTGGTGGGGCAATCCCTGACCGCAGGCTTTATCGAAGTGAATGCAGAAGCCAACAAGCTGGTGCTGTCGCAACGGGTGGCAGCTCAAGCCGAGAACTTGGGCCGTTATGAGATTGGCCAGGTGGTGGAGGGCAAGGTGAGTGGTCTGAAGCCCTTCGGAGTATTCGTGGATTTGGAAGGGGTAACCGGCCTGCTACACATCAAACAAGTGAGCCAAAGTTTTGTGGCCTCTCTGCCGGATTTGTTTAAGCCTGGCCAGTTGATCAAAGCAGTCGTGATCGACCTGGATGAAGCCAAAGGACGGATGGCCCTTTCGACGCGGGTCTTGGAGAAGCATCCTGGCGAGGTGTTAGAGCAACTAGCGGTGGTTATGGATGAAGCGGAAGAACGTGCCAGTAAGTTAAAAGGGAAAATCACGACTGACGGCAAAGTTATCTGA
- a CDS encoding ABC transporter permease: protein MNKGLWGTFSDPRVWLLATFGVAFVMGGLLIAVAGRDPWLAYQALVQGAFGGGAALSETLVNSTPLIFGGLAFALAARSGLFNIGIEGQLVLGGLVAGWMGSLPLGWPRVLHLPLCLGLAAVAGGLWGLLPGILKARNGTHEVITTIMLNYLSFRLTAYLVGPSGPLRSGPLPATAPLVAAARLDPLWSGTRLSGGWLLALGLAALVGFGLFRTRVGFRLRTVGSSPGAAQYAGISVTKVWIGAMVLSGALAGLGGAVEVLGLHYRFYDQFSPGYGFTAIAVGLVGNNHPLGVVWAGLLFGALNNGATAMQTLANTPKDLVQILQSLVIFSVAAVAGLTRKRGGKF, encoded by the coding sequence ATGAACAAGGGACTTTGGGGAACCTTCTCAGATCCGCGGGTATGGCTGTTGGCCACCTTTGGGGTCGCCTTTGTGATGGGCGGTCTCCTGATTGCGGTTGCTGGACGGGATCCCTGGCTAGCCTATCAAGCCCTGGTGCAGGGGGCTTTCGGCGGTGGGGCAGCCTTGAGCGAAACCTTGGTCAACTCCACACCGCTGATCTTCGGGGGACTGGCCTTTGCTTTGGCCGCTCGGTCGGGGCTGTTCAACATTGGGATCGAAGGGCAACTGGTGCTGGGCGGATTGGTGGCCGGATGGATGGGATCCCTACCTTTGGGGTGGCCCCGTGTTCTGCATTTGCCGTTGTGTCTGGGGTTGGCGGCTGTGGCAGGAGGACTTTGGGGCCTCTTACCTGGGATCCTTAAAGCCCGCAACGGCACTCATGAGGTGATCACCACCATCATGCTCAACTACCTCAGCTTCCGCCTAACCGCCTATCTGGTGGGGCCAAGTGGGCCATTACGTTCTGGGCCCCTACCGGCTACAGCTCCTTTGGTGGCCGCGGCCCGGTTGGATCCCTTGTGGTCGGGTACCCGCCTGAGTGGGGGGTGGCTCTTGGCTTTGGGGCTGGCGGCGCTGGTGGGGTTTGGCCTCTTCCGGACTCGGGTTGGCTTTCGCTTGCGAACCGTCGGCTCCAGTCCGGGAGCGGCTCAGTATGCAGGCATTTCAGTCACTAAGGTTTGGATCGGAGCGATGGTGCTGAGTGGGGCTTTGGCCGGGCTCGGCGGGGCAGTGGAGGTGTTGGGGTTACATTATCGCTTTTACGACCAATTTTCCCCTGGCTACGGATTTACAGCGATTGCCGTCGGCCTAGTGGGAAACAATCATCCCTTGGGAGTGGTATGGGCCGGACTGCTATTTGGAGCTTTAAACAATGGGGCAACAGCGATGCAAACCCTAGCCAATACCCCCAAAGATCTGGTGCAAATTTTGCAATCTCTAGTGATTTTTTCAGTAGCCGCGGTAGCAGGACTAACCCGCAAACGGGGAGGAAAGTTTTGA
- a CDS encoding DUF1818 family protein: MARSPLLKGSGWRLGWDPSGQDFVALVGGEVWALELTRTEWQDFVTGLQRLVQDMEAMGSQLMAEEGITLEQAFPSLTLIASGTATAWSLYLQLHQGRRGEGFWPASAAIELSRAVAQQEVGIPAMSRREHMA; this comes from the coding sequence ATGGCCCGATCCCCCCTACTCAAGGGATCCGGCTGGCGATTGGGTTGGGATCCCTCTGGACAAGATTTTGTTGCTTTGGTGGGGGGAGAGGTATGGGCGCTGGAACTCACCCGGACAGAATGGCAGGACTTTGTGACGGGGCTGCAACGCTTGGTCCAGGACATGGAGGCGATGGGATCCCAATTGATGGCGGAGGAAGGCATTACCTTGGAGCAGGCTTTTCCCAGTCTGACCTTGATTGCCAGCGGCACGGCCACTGCCTGGAGTCTTTACCTACAGCTCCACCAAGGGCGGCGCGGAGAAGGCTTCTGGCCCGCCAGTGCAGCCATCGAGTTGTCTAGGGCGGTGGCTCAACAAGAAGTTGGGATCCCAGCCATGAGCAGAAGGGAACACATGGCCTAG
- a CDS encoding AAA family ATPase translates to MAAVPTLSASGSTRIPAEALQVLHQQIGRLKANVESVFQGKSQVVWAVVTALVAGGHVLLEDVPGVGKTTLARAIARSLGADFQRIQFTSDLLPTDILGLTLFNKDKGDFEFRPGPIFAHVILADEINRTSPRTQSALLEAMAEKQVSVDDRTYPLPDPFMVLATQNPLEYHGTYPLPESQLDRFLVRLSIGYPSAEIERALLLHRQQAEPVDSLQPVLSLNELRRIQSAVDQVHLEGSLADYLLQVVQATRTSKLLRAGVSTRGALALARAARAQALVNGRSFCLPEDLQALFVSVLAHRISLLGSGEMAGNQRQEAEAVIRDIVSSIEPPV, encoded by the coding sequence ATGGCTGCTGTCCCTACCCTGTCTGCTTCGGGTTCAACGCGGATCCCGGCAGAAGCCTTACAGGTGTTACACCAACAAATTGGTCGGCTGAAGGCGAATGTCGAATCGGTGTTTCAGGGCAAGTCTCAGGTGGTGTGGGCGGTCGTCACCGCCTTGGTTGCAGGTGGCCATGTCTTGCTGGAAGATGTGCCAGGTGTGGGTAAAACCACTTTGGCTCGTGCCATAGCCCGCAGTTTGGGGGCAGATTTTCAACGCATTCAGTTCACCAGCGACCTGTTGCCGACAGATATTTTGGGTCTCACCCTGTTCAACAAAGACAAGGGCGATTTTGAATTTCGCCCCGGCCCGATTTTTGCCCATGTGATTCTAGCGGATGAGATTAACCGCACATCTCCCCGCACCCAAAGTGCTCTGCTTGAGGCAATGGCAGAAAAGCAGGTCTCGGTAGATGATCGCACCTATCCTCTGCCGGATCCCTTTATGGTTTTGGCCACCCAAAACCCGTTGGAATATCACGGCACCTATCCCCTACCTGAAAGTCAGTTGGATCGGTTTCTGGTGCGGTTGTCGATTGGTTATCCGAGTGCTGAGATCGAGCGAGCTCTCCTTTTACACCGTCAACAAGCCGAGCCAGTCGATTCCTTACAGCCAGTGCTCTCTTTGAATGAGTTGCGGCGCATTCAGTCAGCAGTGGATCAGGTGCATTTAGAGGGATCCCTGGCGGATTACCTTTTGCAGGTGGTGCAGGCCACTCGCACCTCCAAGTTGTTGCGGGCTGGGGTCTCAACGCGTGGGGCGTTGGCCTTGGCACGGGCAGCACGAGCGCAGGCTTTGGTGAATGGGCGCAGTTTTTGCTTGCCAGAGGATTTACAAGCGTTGTTCGTCTCGGTGTTGGCGCATCGGATTTCTCTGCTCGGGTCTGGAGAAATGGCTGGCAACCAACGGCAAGAGGCAGAGGCGGTGATCCGCGATATTGTTTCGTCAATCGAGCCCCCTGTTTGA
- a CDS encoding ABC transporter permease: MFSLAFGLATLRMATPLIWAGMAGLLSERVGIMNIALEGYMLLGAFGAALGSHVSQDPYLGLLVGGLCGVLGAALHAVWCVGLRADPIVAGAGLNLLALSLPNFLLQSLWGVAGTSPRVPKLPPFVGGLNLLVPLGLLLVLGIQGFLDQTRWGLRVLAVGEHPRAAASVGIPVQRYRYLALLTAGALAGWGGAYLSIGELSMFVQQMTAGRGFIALAALICGNWRPLGTLIAALCFGAAQALQLQAQALTLPLPRDVLLALPYLLTLLAVAGWVRRSQPPAGMGQHPD, encoded by the coding sequence GTGTTCTCCCTGGCTTTTGGACTGGCCACTTTGCGCATGGCGACCCCCCTGATTTGGGCGGGGATGGCGGGCCTGCTCTCGGAGCGGGTGGGGATCATGAATATTGCCCTGGAAGGGTACATGTTGCTGGGCGCCTTTGGGGCAGCTTTGGGGAGCCATGTCAGCCAGGATCCCTATCTGGGTTTGCTCGTGGGCGGGTTGTGTGGGGTGCTGGGGGCAGCGTTGCACGCGGTATGGTGTGTGGGGTTGCGGGCTGACCCGATTGTGGCGGGGGCGGGGCTCAATCTGTTGGCCTTAAGCTTGCCGAATTTTTTGTTGCAAAGCCTTTGGGGGGTGGCGGGGACTTCGCCGAGGGTGCCGAAGCTGCCCCCGTTTGTGGGTGGGCTGAACCTATTGGTGCCTTTGGGGTTGTTGCTGGTGCTGGGGATCCAAGGCTTTCTTGATCAAACCCGCTGGGGACTGAGGGTTTTGGCGGTGGGAGAACATCCCCGAGCGGCGGCCAGTGTCGGGATCCCGGTGCAGCGCTACCGATATCTGGCGCTGTTGACGGCTGGGGCCTTGGCGGGCTGGGGTGGGGCCTACCTTTCCATTGGTGAGCTCTCCATGTTTGTGCAGCAGATGACGGCAGGACGGGGATTCATTGCGCTGGCCGCTCTGATCTGCGGCAACTGGCGCCCCCTCGGCACCTTGATCGCCGCCCTCTGTTTCGGGGCAGCTCAAGCTCTACAACTGCAAGCTCAGGCCCTAACCTTACCTCTGCCGAGGGATGTTTTGCTGGCTCTGCCCTACCTGCTCACGTTGCTGGCGGTGGCGGGATGGGTTCGCCGTTCTCAACCCCCAGCTGGTATGGGGCAACACCCCGACTAG
- a CDS encoding FAD binding domain-containing protein, translated as MDLHQLHTYMRPQQLAELSRWDPSWNWLAGGTWLFSQPQPHLRGLVDLHPLGWNELEIGTEGLKVGATCTFAQLLQQDWPADWPGIRALCDGIASLASFKVAHLATVGGNLCLALTVGVMAPVLIALEATYTLVNLQGSQRQIPAHHFQTGPQQTLLQAGEALRHIWIPAQRLRGPSSFQRLGLAQTDPALVIVVGSRDPDCGDYRFGLNAAVSSPQLVQFGSRPSPEQIRSLLAEQVQGWMSDFRASALYRQHMSEVLIRRALTDLG; from the coding sequence ATGGATCTGCACCAGCTTCACACCTATATGCGCCCTCAGCAACTGGCGGAGCTATCCCGCTGGGATCCGAGCTGGAACTGGTTGGCAGGAGGAACCTGGCTGTTTTCGCAACCGCAACCGCACCTGCGCGGCTTGGTGGATTTGCATCCTTTGGGGTGGAATGAGCTGGAGATTGGTACGGAGGGGTTGAAAGTCGGGGCAACCTGTACCTTCGCGCAGTTGCTCCAGCAGGATTGGCCAGCCGATTGGCCAGGGATCCGCGCCCTGTGTGACGGGATCGCTTCCTTGGCTTCATTTAAGGTGGCCCACTTGGCAACGGTGGGGGGGAATCTTTGCTTGGCCCTGACGGTGGGGGTGATGGCCCCGGTGTTGATCGCCCTTGAGGCCACCTATACGCTGGTGAACTTGCAGGGATCCCAGCGCCAAATTCCAGCCCATCACTTTCAAACCGGCCCCCAACAAACTCTGCTGCAAGCGGGGGAAGCGCTACGGCACATTTGGATCCCGGCCCAACGCCTGCGCGGCCCCAGTTCTTTTCAACGGCTTGGCCTAGCCCAAACGGATCCCGCCTTGGTGATCGTGGTTGGCTCTCGGGATCCCGATTGCGGCGATTATCGCTTTGGCCTCAATGCTGCCGTTTCTTCGCCGCAGTTGGTTCAGTTCGGATCCCGGCCCAGCCCCGAACAGATTCGCTCCCTTTTGGCAGAACAAGTGCAAGGGTGGATGAGCGACTTCCGGGCCAGTGCCCTTTACCGCCAACACATGAGCGAAGTGTTGATACGACGTGCGCTGACAGACTTAGGCTAG
- a CDS encoding RrF2 family transcriptional regulator, with product MELSCKSEYALLALLELAQHHNDGQVLQIKEIAAHQSIPDRYLEQLLATLRRQGLVRSQRGAKGGYSLARAPWTISLLDVIQAIEGEDLTRSRELPTADPTPEREVLLKVWQDVQAAAVAILQKTTLQDLCDQQAQQQRANLMYYI from the coding sequence TTGGAACTGTCTTGTAAAAGTGAATACGCTCTACTGGCTCTCCTGGAATTGGCTCAGCACCACAATGATGGACAAGTCTTGCAAATTAAAGAAATCGCCGCCCATCAGTCGATTCCCGACCGCTACCTAGAGCAGTTACTGGCCACCTTACGTCGGCAGGGATTGGTTCGCAGTCAACGGGGGGCCAAAGGCGGTTACTCTCTGGCACGGGCACCCTGGACGATCTCTCTGCTGGACGTGATCCAGGCCATCGAAGGGGAAGATCTGACCCGCTCCCGCGAGTTACCCACAGCGGATCCCACCCCCGAGCGGGAGGTGCTCCTCAAAGTTTGGCAGGATGTACAGGCTGCCGCAGTTGCTATTCTGCAAAAGACTACCCTTCAAGACCTGTGCGACCAGCAAGCGCAACAGCAACGAGCCAACCTGATGTACTACATCTGA
- a CDS encoding ABC transporter ATP-binding protein: MAQGIPPAVEMSGILKRFGPVVANAGIDLRVESGEIHALLGENGAGKSTLMAILYGLVSPDAGIIRINGIPVRFRSPRDAVAAGLGMVHQHFMLIPRFSVAENIILGCEPGPGVRLSRRRAVAQVEAFMQQQGLWVDPWAKVADLPVGMQQRVELLKALYRGSRILILDEPTALLAPTEVEEFYQILQRLRANGQTILFITHKLQEVLTVSDRLTVIRQGRTVGSCTAAEATPSQLAEMMVGRSLSPGSQVATPSLGDPLLEVERLTLRPTSTRQSGHSQEGIQLQVRAGEIVGICGVEGNGQTELLDLLMGQQRSPVGTVKLRGQDISQSSPLVRRRLGVRAIPPDRHQQGLVLDFSLLENLLLTHSEEPPLAGRVRLNYARAQTVAQELLHRFDVRASSTRPPARTLSGGNQQKWIIARELWGDPCLLLAAQPTRGLDIGATDFVHERLREARDRGCGILLISFDLDEILALSDRILVLFRGQIHGEFARGEASRQTLGLLMSGGSLDRVCGQEGIS; encoded by the coding sequence ATGGCGCAAGGGATCCCACCTGCCGTCGAAATGAGCGGCATCCTCAAGCGTTTCGGCCCAGTAGTGGCCAACGCAGGCATTGATTTGCGGGTGGAATCCGGTGAAATTCATGCCCTCTTGGGGGAAAACGGGGCCGGAAAATCAACCCTGATGGCTATTCTCTACGGCTTGGTCAGTCCCGATGCCGGCATAATTCGGATCAATGGCATCCCAGTGCGCTTTCGGAGTCCCCGCGATGCGGTGGCCGCCGGATTGGGCATGGTACACCAGCATTTCATGTTGATCCCACGCTTTAGTGTGGCCGAAAACATCATTTTGGGATGTGAGCCAGGGCCAGGGGTGCGCTTGAGTCGTCGTCGGGCGGTGGCTCAAGTGGAAGCTTTCATGCAGCAGCAGGGGCTGTGGGTGGATCCCTGGGCGAAGGTGGCGGATCTGCCGGTGGGAATGCAGCAACGGGTGGAACTGCTCAAGGCTCTATACCGGGGTAGCCGCATTTTGATTTTGGATGAACCCACCGCTTTGCTCGCTCCCACAGAGGTTGAAGAGTTTTACCAAATCCTGCAACGCTTGCGGGCCAACGGCCAAACCATCCTCTTCATCACCCACAAACTGCAGGAAGTCCTGACGGTGAGCGATCGGCTAACTGTGATCCGCCAGGGGCGCACAGTGGGCAGTTGTACCGCTGCGGAGGCTACCCCCAGTCAATTGGCGGAGATGATGGTGGGTCGCAGTCTTTCTCCGGGATCCCAAGTAGCCACCCCAAGCCTTGGGGATCCCTTGCTGGAGGTGGAACGGCTTACCTTGCGGCCTACCTCTACCCGCCAGTCGGGGCACTCTCAGGAGGGGATCCAACTGCAGGTGCGTGCCGGGGAGATCGTCGGCATTTGTGGTGTCGAGGGCAATGGTCAGACCGAGCTGTTGGACTTGCTCATGGGGCAACAGCGCAGCCCCGTCGGAACGGTGAAACTGCGCGGGCAGGATATTAGCCAGTCTTCTCCTCTGGTCAGACGCCGCTTGGGGGTGCGAGCCATTCCCCCGGATCGCCATCAACAGGGGCTAGTCCTCGATTTTTCTCTTCTGGAAAACCTGCTCCTCACCCACAGCGAAGAGCCGCCGCTAGCCGGTCGGGTTCGCCTCAATTACGCCCGTGCCCAGACCGTAGCCCAAGAGCTGCTGCACCGGTTTGATGTGCGTGCTTCCTCCACCCGCCCACCCGCCCGCACCCTTTCGGGGGGCAACCAACAAAAGTGGATCATCGCCCGGGAACTGTGGGGGGATCCCTGCCTATTGTTGGCCGCCCAACCGACACGAGGATTGGATATTGGGGCAACCGACTTTGTGCATGAGCGGCTGCGGGAGGCACGGGATCGGGGCTGTGGGATCCTACTGATTTCCTTCGATCTAGACGAGATTTTGGCCTTGAGCGATCGCATCCTCGTGCTTTTTCGGGGACAGATTCACGGGGAATTTGCCCGTGGAGAAGCCTCACGACAAACTTTGGGGTTGCTCATGAGCGGTGGCAGCCTGGATAGGGTCTGCGGGCAGGAAGGGATCAGCTAA
- a CDS encoding SpoIID/LytB domain-containing protein — MPSYQPPTVKTRRVVQSTLISGLSLLLTAFGAGDPFREEALATVATPQNPILQVGILQRFGRSETDEVELAAPAGSLLTLQFEQADGTPQTQRTAQVTIGIVNRALTTPETIHRLILSSHKSFESAEANANHWQSLGISTEIAQPEEWQVWAHRAYTPQQLTQIHLYAQEEGIPNVRAVVQERQERAELSWVHDHFRYHRTRLTVTSDAGYLRVNDRYYAGSLTIQPNAYGSYTVVNAVPLETYLRGVVPHEVGPGAPFAAMAAQAILARTYALKNLHRFQIDDYQICANTHCQVYRGLTGTNPRTDEAIRQTSGQVLTYNGELVDAVYSSTNGGVSAAFEDVWDGDPRPYLRPQADIAHQPGQSLDLRQESSFQSFLAQREGFNEVGVSRLFRWEFAQSLNELNAQLRAAQDYLGIPMPQWTSIKGMNILERSASGRVQAMQLDLQTTEGLYSITLHKDQVRLAFPRLYSTMFRVEPLKQGDQLTGYQFVGGGFGHGVGLSQYGSYTLARQGFSPAQILEFYYPGTTLAPLGSLSLQLPDASVAHSGH; from the coding sequence ATGCCCAGTTACCAGCCCCCTACTGTGAAAACCCGTCGGGTTGTCCAGAGTACGCTCATTTCTGGCTTAAGCTTGCTGCTCACAGCCTTTGGGGCAGGGGATCCCTTCCGTGAAGAGGCTTTGGCTACCGTGGCTACCCCCCAAAACCCGATCCTGCAGGTGGGCATCTTGCAACGGTTTGGCCGCTCCGAGACAGATGAGGTGGAATTGGCTGCCCCGGCAGGTTCCCTGCTGACCTTACAATTCGAGCAAGCCGATGGTACCCCTCAGACCCAGCGCACCGCTCAAGTCACCATCGGTATTGTCAATCGCGCCCTGACAACCCCAGAAACGATCCATCGACTGATCCTGAGCAGCCACAAAAGTTTTGAGAGTGCCGAGGCCAATGCCAACCACTGGCAGTCTTTGGGCATTAGCACCGAGATCGCTCAACCGGAGGAATGGCAGGTGTGGGCCCACCGCGCCTATACCCCCCAACAACTGACGCAAATCCACCTCTATGCCCAAGAAGAAGGGATCCCGAATGTCAGGGCGGTGGTACAAGAGCGGCAAGAGCGGGCCGAGCTGAGCTGGGTTCACGACCATTTCCGCTACCATCGCACCCGCCTGACGGTTACCTCCGATGCTGGATACCTACGGGTGAACGACCGTTACTATGCCGGATCCCTGACGATTCAGCCCAATGCCTACGGCAGCTATACGGTGGTCAATGCTGTGCCGTTAGAAACCTACCTGCGGGGGGTAGTGCCCCATGAAGTGGGGCCGGGGGCACCCTTTGCCGCCATGGCCGCTCAGGCGATTTTGGCCCGCACCTACGCCCTAAAGAACCTGCACCGCTTTCAGATCGATGACTACCAGATCTGCGCCAATACCCACTGCCAAGTGTATCGCGGGCTCACCGGGACTAACCCCCGCACCGACGAGGCGATTCGACAAACCAGTGGCCAGGTGCTCACTTACAATGGCGAACTGGTGGATGCGGTGTATTCTTCCACCAATGGCGGGGTTTCCGCCGCGTTTGAAGATGTCTGGGATGGGGATCCGCGCCCCTACCTCCGTCCACAAGCGGATATTGCCCATCAACCGGGTCAGTCGTTGGATTTGCGCCAGGAGAGCAGCTTTCAATCCTTCTTGGCGCAGCGGGAAGGCTTCAACGAAGTGGGGGTATCTCGCCTGTTCCGTTGGGAATTTGCCCAGTCCTTGAACGAGCTGAATGCACAACTGCGGGCGGCCCAAGACTATTTGGGGATCCCGATGCCGCAGTGGACCAGCATCAAGGGCATGAACATTCTGGAGCGCTCCGCCAGTGGCCGCGTGCAGGCGATGCAGTTGGATTTACAAACGACAGAAGGGCTGTATTCGATCACTTTGCACAAGGATCAGGTGCGCCTAGCCTTTCCGCGTCTGTACAGCACCATGTTTCGGGTAGAGCCCCTGAAGCAGGGGGATCAATTGACGGGTTACCAATTTGTTGGCGGAGGATTTGGACACGGGGTTGGCTTGAGTCAATACGGCTCCTACACCCTGGCACGGCAGGGGTTTAGCCCGGCGCAGATTCTGGAGTTTTACTATCCCGGCACCACCTTGGCCCCCTTGGGATCCCTGTCTTTGCAATTGCCGGATGCTTCCGTCGCCCATTCTGGCCATTAG
- a CDS encoding BMP family lipoprotein, translating to MKAQRLHSQREPMRRPPSFTKLLQLSVAWLSLLILWVAVHPGLAQTSTVTVTMVTDQAGLGDQGFNDLAWAGLQKATAELGVEAKYIESREFAQYVPNLSAAARSSDLTVGVGFLLTDAIAEVAKQNPERKFALIDAVAEEGIDNIASVVFREQEASFLAGVAAGLMTQTGKVGAIGGMEIPPVVRWISGFQAGVKTANPEAEVLVGYVGSFADPAQGKGLAEAQITQGADILFEVGGLSGTGVFEAARERGAGTWVIASDKDKSQLAPDNQLAAVAKGVDVAVFSQAEAVAKGTFQGGIFDLGLKEKGMALLTPGDKIPAPILEQVQAYAVQIESGALVPPTTAEELAAFQPPQ from the coding sequence ATGAAGGCTCAACGTTTGCATTCCCAACGTGAACCCATGCGCCGCCCACCTTCATTCACCAAACTGCTCCAACTCTCAGTGGCCTGGCTTAGCCTGCTGATCCTCTGGGTAGCTGTCCACCCTGGGCTTGCGCAAACCTCCACCGTCACTGTCACCATGGTGACTGACCAAGCGGGGTTAGGGGATCAAGGCTTTAACGATCTGGCTTGGGCCGGGTTGCAGAAAGCAACGGCAGAGCTGGGAGTGGAAGCCAAATACATTGAGTCACGAGAATTTGCTCAATACGTGCCCAACTTGAGTGCTGCCGCCCGCAGCAGCGATCTGACGGTTGGGGTCGGGTTTTTGCTCACCGATGCGATTGCTGAAGTAGCCAAGCAAAACCCGGAGCGTAAGTTTGCCCTGATCGATGCCGTAGCAGAGGAGGGAATTGACAATATCGCTTCGGTGGTGTTTCGAGAGCAGGAGGCCTCCTTCTTGGCGGGAGTGGCCGCCGGTTTGATGACCCAAACGGGCAAAGTGGGAGCGATTGGGGGTATGGAAATTCCGCCAGTGGTGCGTTGGATCTCCGGCTTTCAGGCGGGGGTAAAAACCGCCAACCCCGAGGCGGAAGTGCTCGTGGGCTATGTGGGCAGTTTTGCGGATCCCGCCCAAGGAAAGGGTTTGGCCGAAGCCCAGATCACCCAGGGGGCAGACATTTTGTTTGAAGTGGGGGGCTTGAGTGGCACTGGCGTGTTTGAAGCCGCCCGAGAGCGGGGAGCAGGCACTTGGGTGATTGCTTCTGACAAAGACAAAAGCCAACTGGCTCCCGATAACCAGCTGGCAGCCGTGGCCAAAGGCGTAGATGTGGCGGTATTTAGCCAGGCAGAAGCAGTAGCCAAGGGTACTTTCCAGGGAGGGATCTTCGATCTGGGGCTGAAAGAGAAGGGTATGGCCTTGCTCACTCCCGGCGACAAAATTCCTGCCCCTATCCTGGAACAGGTGCAGGCCTACGCCGTTCAAATCGAGTCCGGTGCCTTGGTTCCCCCCACCACTGCCGAAGAATTGGCCGCCTTCCAGCCGCCCCAATAG